One Aegilops tauschii subsp. strangulata cultivar AL8/78 chromosome 7, Aet v6.0, whole genome shotgun sequence genomic window carries:
- the LOC109757058 gene encoding uncharacterized protein, which translates to MLWQKLKVKKAIEKGNTDGAQIYSENAICKRTEHMNYLRLASRIAPYAHDTRVPWGYNSSRTTMTTPLLPVSKVVVCKAPRCMVLASDERRRFDIGYANHH; encoded by the exons ATGTTGTGGCAGAAGCTCAAGGTGAAGAAGGCCATCGAGAAGGGCAACACCGACGGTGCCCAGATCTATTCAGAGAACGCCATCTGCAAGCGCACTGAGCACATGAACTACCTCCGCCTCGCCTCCCGCATCGCCCCATATGCCCATGA CACAAGGGTTCCATGGGGATACAACAGCAGCAGGACGACCATGACTACACCCTTGCTGCCAG TCTCGAAGGTGGTCGTATGCAAGGCACCAAGGTGCATGGTGCTCGCAAGCGATGAACGGAGGCGGTTCGACATCGGCTACGCAAACCACCATT GA